Part of the Triticum urartu cultivar G1812 chromosome 2, Tu2.1, whole genome shotgun sequence genome, GAGATGGATGAGGGGAATGACGAACGGGAACCCTAAAATGACCTGGCGCCCGCATATATACCGGAATGACAGTTGGTTTACGGGCCGCCTGTAAAACTGTTACACGTCGGGCCCTTTTCTCAGATCTGCTCGGCCGTATTTTTGTCTAAACCAGCCGAAAAAACGCAGTTCACATGACTTGTATTGGATTTGCGAGATCCTCTTAAACAACAAGAGGATATTCCTTCACGGCCAAGACGGACGTAGGCGAGACgttcaaaagaaaaaaaagacgGACGTAGGCGCTACGAAACGCGAATGCACAGGGCGCCACGAGCAACCGCACGATCGGGATCGAACGGACGAGAAACAACCACCATCCCAGCCGCCCGTCCCACGATCCAGAGGCCCCGGATAAACCCTAGGCGCCCGTGAGATCCTATATAAACCGGGGCCGACGGCATCCATCCCTCCTCCACCTCCCACCCCATCGCCGCCGCAGGCTTTGACCCCATCGCCCCTCCGTCCTCTTCGTGTCCGGTAGGCCAGGTACTCCTCCCCGCCGGCCGTTACCGCGCCGGTGGTTACCTCTGCTCGCTCGTACGCCGTCGCATCTGTAGGTCGTTCGCGCGCCAGTAGGTGGTATACGGGTCGCATCTGTAGGTCGGTCGTCGCATCTGATTATCTAGATCTACTCGGTTCGCCTGTTCGCCTTGATTTCGAGCCTGTCTTATGAACTTGCTGTATTGGTCTCTGAGGCTCTGGATCTGTTTATTTTGCATGCTAATCACCGTCATGTTATAGTTGATAGATCGATGCGATCTGTATGTCTCTTGTGCTAAAGTAGTCCTGCTGTAGAGAGATCTGTTTATTTGCAATCGTTGAGCCGGGTAGATGGAGATCTCGTGATGTTAATCCTGCAGCACCAGTTTGTATTATCCTGCGGTTTTTTGTCCGATTTCCTCGAGTTTAGGTATGTATAGTTTGCACTGGTCTTGTTAGCAAATCGGAGATGCAAAAGTGCCCATCGTCTAATGGTAAAGACTGAAGGCCTCCCCGTGGGGCCTTCACATATAGGTTCGATTCCTATTGGGTGCTTCTGCAGACGATCCCCTGCATCTCCAATTTGCTCTCAACCTGAATTGCCTTGTTAAGTAGTTGCCTTGCCTGCTAATCTTGTCACATCGGATTAGAACATGCTTGGCTACTTGACAAGGTATTCTGGTCTATGTTTATCTTATTCTTCTGTTAAGAATCATTTGGAATAGTTTTACATGACTTATGTGATGAATTTGAATAATTGTAGTGGTGCTATCACTGAATTTAACTGTTTTCACTGGCACTGTTTGTGTCTGTTGGTGGTCTGTTGCAGTATTATTAGTGCAATTCTAGCTATTATGTAGTTTCAAGTCTAGTTCTGCTTGCCTGTCAAGTATTGCCTGATAAATTATATAGTTACCAATGGTTTAATATTGTTATTGTTGCAAATTAACACTGTCATTAAATAGTTATCCATTATCCATTTGAATGTGAAACAGTAGTATTGAACTTCTTGAACTCATATCACCACCCCTAATTGTGTCAAAGTTTAAACTGTAGCATTGAATTATTTGAACTCGTTTAACCACCCCTAATTTGGTCCATGCAGGTAGTTCGTAGCTCCAGCAGCCATGGGCAAGGAGAAGATCCACATCAGCATTGTGGTCATTGGCCATGTCGACTCTGGCAAGTCAACCACGACTGGCCACCTCATCTACAAGCTTGGAGGCATTGACAAGCGTGTGATCGAGAGGTTCGAGAAGGAAGCCGCTGAGATGAACAAGAGGTCTTTCAAGTACGCCTGGGTGCTTGACAAGCTCAAGGCTGAGCGTGAGAGAGGTATCACCATTGATATTGCTCTGTGGAAGTTCGAGACCACCAAGTACTCGTGCACTGTCATCGATGCTCCTGGTCACCGTGATTTCATCAAGAACATGATCACTGGTACCTCCCAGGCTGATTGTGCTGTGCTTATCATTGACTCCACCACTGGTGGTTTTGAGGCTGGTATCTCCAAGGATGGCCAGACCCGTGAGCACGCTCTCCTTGCTTTCACTCTTGGTGTGAAGCAGATGATCTGCTGCTGCAACAAGGTATACTTCTATTCGACTTTCAATGTCCATTTTTATGAGTGACCATTTGATTTGTGTACCATTTTGATATCAACTTGATAAGGCTCAGAATTACTTAAGTCAATATTCATTAGTACAGAACACATCCTATGAACTGATTGCCATCCTTTTGTTATCCACTTGATGTTAAGGATCAGAATTACTTTGTCAATTTCAATGTTCATTATTACGTGAACATCCTGCAACTGGTTGACATCTTTGCTATCCACTTGAAGGTTCAGAATTACTTGGTCAATGTCTATCTTCATTAGCACAGGAATTTAGAAATGTACTATATCCTTGTTGTTTTAAGGTTCAGAACTACCTAGTAAATGTCCAGGTCCAGTTGATAAGTGCAACTGTTTGTTTGGCTGTTAATCTCATTTGTATTTGTTTGCATCGTTATGTCTTATTCCGTGCAACTTCCATCAGTACTTGGGTATATACATGTATTCTGTTTCTCATTTGTGTTTGTTTGCATTGTTACTTTTCAATAATTCTGTTTATCTGATGAGATTGCTCTTATGATCTGTGccagatggatgccaccactccCAAGTACTCGAAGGCCCGTTATGAAGAAATTGTCAAGGAAGTCTCTTCATACCTGAAGAAGGTTGGTTACAACCCTGACAAGGTTCCCTTTGTTCCCATCTCTGGGTTCGAGGGTGACAACATGATTGAGAGGTCCACCAACCTTGACTGGTACAAGGGCCCCACCCTTCTCGAGGCCCTGGACCAGATCAATGAGCCCAAGAGGCCCTCAGACAAGCCCCTCCGTCTTCCCCTTCAGGACGTGTACAAGATTGGCGGCATTGGAACTGTGCCAGTGGGGCGTGTTGAGACTGGAGTCATCAAGCCAGGCATGGTTGTCACCTTTGGTCCTACTGGCCTGACCACTGAGGTGAAGTCCGTTGAGATGCACCATGAGTCTCTCCTGGAGGCGCTTCCTGGTGACAACGTCGGCTTCAACGTCAAGAATGTGGCTGTCAAGGATCTCAAGCGTGGGTACGTCGCTTCCAACTCCAAGGATGACCCTGCCAAGGAGGCTGCCAACTTCACCGCCCAGGTCATCATCATGAACCACCCCGGCCAGATCAGCAACGGCTATGCCCCGGTGCTGGACTGCCATACGTCCCACATTGCTGTCAAGTTTGCTGAGATCCAGACCAAGATCGACCGGCGGTCTGGCAAGGAGATTGAGGCGGCGCCCAAGTTCCTCAAGAACGGTGATGCTGGGTTCGTCAAGATGATCCCCACCAAGCCCATGGTGGTGGAGACCTTTGCCCAGTACCCTCCCCTGGGCCGCTTTGCTGTGCGTGACATGAGGCAGACGGTTGCCGTGGGTGTTATCAAGGCCGTGGAGAAGAAGGATCCGACCGGCGCCAAGGTGACCAAGGCTGCGGCCAAGAAGAAATGAGATGGTGTCAGGTTCTTTACTGCATCTATGGTGGCGGTGGCGGTATTTGGTGGTGGTGATAGTTGTTCTAGTTGTTTTGAAAACTTGTTAAGCTTCGGTTATTTGTGTCGAGCAGTGTTGGAACTGCTTATTGCTCTGTCATTGTATCGTTCGGTTGTGTTGGTGAAACTTCGTCAGTTAATGTTGCTACTATATATAGTTGCCATGTTTGGAGTCGTTTTATATCAGTTGATCATGTTTTTCGTCTTGCAAAGTTGAATTTCTGTTTCCTTTCTTAACTACGCATGACAAGGAGTATGTGCTGATGGTTTTTTATCCTTTTCCTGAATATTTCTTTTGTCTTGGACTTTGCAGCTCTTTTCTTCAGATTTtaattttgtttctttttttgcgcttattattattattattcacgtGCATGAAAAATATACTTCTCCCTTTGGCCCTTCTGCTTACACACACACGAAGGCCACCGAGGCGCTTGTTTTATGATTTTGTAATAATAATCCCATTAACAGATGCTTTTAGATCTTTCTTTACGGGAATGTTCTTTTATTCATCAAATGATGTGATACTAGGGTGAGGGACGAAAGGAGTAACATTCCTTCACTAAACAGTGCGCTACTGCCCCTTTTCTGAAAACACTCCATGAGTGATGTTAGAATAGTTCTCAGCATGTAGGAGATTGCTTCAATAACTAGTTATTTCCGCATCAGTTACCTGGTATCAACCAGGTCACGGCAGCAATAAAATGGCCCATTCGTCACGCAAAATTGCTTCATTCTTGTTTGCTTACCCATAGTGAGATACCCCATCTGAGTGCTCGATCCCAAGCATGATGCTAAGGGTGTGTTTGGTTCAGGGAATGAAGTGGAATGTAACGGGTCGGACCTGCACATGGGAGCGATTCCTGTGTTATCGCTCCCTGTGTTTAGTTAAAAAATGGAACGGAACGCACTGGTTCCCTGgagagaatattcaccccatatGCCGAACCGGGTGGTTCCTTCAAATTGGCCGGACCCCGAAACGCGTCTCTCTCGCCTCGTCCCCCACTCACCAACACGAGGAAAGCGTCCTGCGCGGCGCCCCGCTCCCTCTCCCTCGATGGGCATGGCGGCGGCCATACACCTCCCCCTCCTCTACGGCAACCCCTCGTCGCGGTTGGATATGCAGCCTCGCCGGCGTCTCCTTCCCCTCGTCGGAGATGCAGCTTCGCCGCGTCTCCTACCCCTCGACCAAGGATCTGGGAAAGGACGGGGCGGCTCCCTCTTGATCCGGCCTCTCCCTCGGCTCGCCCTCTGGAACGACTCCTCCTCCCCCGTCTAACTCTCGTCAAGCAGCAGCTGATTGCTCCCTCCTCTCATTCCTCTCACCCAGTAGGCAGCAACGATGGCAGGTCAGATGCAGCCGATTTGTTGGGAAGCAGAGCAGATAAGCGGCGATCGGCTCGGCTCGTCTCCTTCCCAGTAGCTAGCCGGCTAGTGGCATCCACACACCTGGGCGGTAGCAGCACCAACCAGGGAGCAGCCAGTTCGGCAAGCAGCAAGAGAAGCATCAGCGGCGGCATGAGCAAGCTTCTTCGATTGGCAACCTGGCATTCTCCGTCCAATAATCAGTACTTAGTACTCAACTTGATTAGTGCTAGCTTTGTGTGCTCTGTGTTGAGACTGGTAGTATAATACTTTGTGATCTAGATTTTGTGCTTCATCAACATTTGTTatttattttctgaaaagttgctgTGACTaccattttttatatataaacAATCAAATATCAGATTATATATTTCAGTGATAAATCATTGTGAAATTCAAATGTTGTTCAAAACTATTTATGCTTGCCAATGGAGTTATAAATTATTGTGAGCGGAACCAAATTCATTCGATTCAATCTCTCCAACCAAACACCGAAATTTATCCATTTCATTCCATCTATTGTGCTCAAGCGAACACAGAGACTGAACCGACCCATCCTAGTGGAATGGAACCATGACATTCCATTCCACTTCGTTCCgcaaccaaacacgccctaaCCTAATGACGAAGCCCCATGTTCCATTCTCACGCGGCGGCTTAAACACATTGCCGTTGGCCATCGGTTTCGGTTGCTGGAGGCTGGCGTGCAACTCTCGCCCAAGGTGCTGGGCGATGGAGCCTAATGATTGAGCTATGCTAGGAGGAACACATAATTGAGCTGGGCTTCCACGGAAGAGGAGATTTGTGAGTTGTGATGAACTGACAAAGTCTGTCGGAATAGCCTTGGCCTTCAGATTCTCCTCGTAAGTGAGAACCTGCTGCCAGGCCTCATCAAGCTCGTAAGCTTTCTCAACCAACCGGTTCAGTCCAGAGCCAATTTTACCGCTTACCTTATTATATTGTTCCGAGCCTGATCGTGACGCGGGTTGTCATTGTCAAGCTCTATGTCCACCACTTCAAGATCATGCTCGCCGAAGTTGCTTAACGACCGAGGTTCGCGTGGTGGACTCTCCTCTCCCGGTTTGTATTCGGACCATCTCCGGTGTCATTCCCTGAGCTTTTCGCTTGTGTGATTTGTGTCCACTATGTAGCATTCATGGACAAAGGTTGCCAACCACGGTAAGGGCACCGTACGTGGATGGCGGTTAGCTGTCTGCGGGCTCATCGTTTTCCTCCTCCATGTCTTTCGCTTCCTCGGTGGCGCCCTCAAGGATGTCGGTGAGGTTCTCGATATCCATGATTAGATGGGTAAAAAAATTGAACTTCTTCCTGGATCCAATCTCACATCGAGTCCGGGAGAACCAACTCTGGATCTCGCGTGAGGCCAAACTCTGGAGGATCAGCTCGGCGGGAATCCACAGAGTACTCTAGGTTTCCGAATCTGATGACTCGACCGGGAGTGAAATTCTTGACCTAGCTGAGGTGGCCAGTCGAGTCGGCTCGTGGCGGCATCGAAGGCGAACATCTAGCGTGGCGCATAGATCGCGCTAGATCTAATCTGGACTGCCATCGAGACACTGAGTTCACCTAGCAGGACCTGCATGAGCCACCAGTGTAGGAGCTAATTCTAACAGATCCCTCGGTAGGGTATCCTAGCTAGGTGATTGGGTTGGATGGTAAAACGAGACAAGGTTTCACCCAGGTTTCGAGTCTCATGGTGGAGACAATACCCTACTCTTGCTTGTGTATATTGCGATTGGGGTGTGTACAAAAGACAGGTGAAATACCAAGGGATTGTCTAGTGATTTACCGACGAGTCCGGCCCCAGGCTTATATAACATACTGGGGGTCTAGGGTTAAAGATCCTAGTCAACTATGTTAGTGGAGATAGAGTCCTCCATGGTTCCGGGATCTTTAGCTTGTACGCCAAGACTTCAGTCTTCGTATAATGCACCATGGGTCACCCAAAGTGGCTGAGGACGGATCCGACCAAGGGGTCCTCAGCCCGGTTCACCAAGCTGGGAATCGACATGGTGAAAGACCCCTGAGCTGGGACACTGTCAACGTTTATCCAAATATATGATACTTGTCGTGTTTGATGGACCAAAGTAAATTTTAGCTTATGAATGTGCCCAGACTTTGGCAATTCGCTAGCTCTGCCATTAGAATTGGACAATGGAAATTTTCAAGGAAATGGGAAGAGTTGGTGGAGCAATACAATACTAGCCTCTTCTACTGAAACCATCATACCTGTAGTCACACCAAATATAGGAgatttagagcatctccaacagccgcgcaACACGCCACGCGCTAAAAGTCGCGATACAGCGCCGGGTTAGCCAGCTTTTGCACGCAGCGGTGCGCTGGCTTCAGCGGCCGCTACAAATTAAGCGCGCCCACGCCGCTCCAGCGGGCGCGCTATATTTCAGTTTTTTCTACTACATATTTGGTTTCGTAGATAGTTCTCCtactatatatttggtttcgtaGATAGTTCTCCTACTACTACTCGTCCGACTCGGGCTCTGTCTCAgtgatgtcctcctccgacgtcGGAGCGTAGGCGTCAAGAAACCGCTCCTCGCCGGAGTTCCAGGAGGAAGCATCTCCTAGCGCTTGATTGTATTTAGCGACCGCCTTCCGTGTTCGCTTGTCCTCGCGATAGTCGGCTCGCTCCTCTCTCCTCTTCGCCCTCCTCGCTCTTCTCTGGGCGAATAACTGTTCCTCGTTGGTGTCTTCCGGGAAGCGATGACTCCACAGCGCCATGGCTTGCTCGTCCATCTCGGCCAGCCTGAGACGATGCTCCCGCCTCCGGTGCTTGCGATGATCCTCGTCAGTGAGAAGCCGCGGGAAAGGCGCCAACTCCTGTGCGCGCTCCCGCGTCGCCACGTCGGCGAAGTTCATGTCCTGACGGGACCGCAGGAGGCGCCACGCCGCAGCGTCGTACGCGCGGGCGCCCTCCTGGGCGGTGTCGAAAGTTCCGAGACGGAGCCGCATGCCGCCGCCCGACCGAATCTCGGCGGAGTAGGTGCCGGACGGATGCACGCGGACGCCGCGGTAGCCCGTACCTCCCCGGCGCCTAGGCGGCATCGTGGCGCGGTGGTGGCGTGTCGGCGGCAGAGCGCGGCAGGGGGCGATGGAGAGACGGAGAGAGCGGCAAAGGGCGATGGAGAGAGCGACGGAGGCGCTGCAATTTATAGGCGCGCCGGACGCGGCGCGCCAAATGTAGCGCGCGAGTGGCCGCCTTTTCCCCCGCGCGCGCTAGTTTCGCGCCATCGCTGGAGCGCGCGAAAACGTCCCGCGCGCGCTATAAAGTCAATTTACCGCGCGCGCGTCTTTTggcgcggctgttggagatgctcttagactGAGTTTTCAGCCGCAAGGAAGTATCCACTACCTCAACATTTACCATACCACAAAATCACATAGTGTTCCACAAGAATACTAAATCAAAGAGGGATCTCACGATTGTGGCATGAATTATCTTTTGCATATTGTACATTATGTGCAAGCCATAAGTCCTCGTTGTGTGCAGACTTGACAACACACTCTCATGAGATGCCAAGATTAAAAAGCATAGGAACCAAAAGTGAAGAAACTGGAAGGAATATAGGAATTCAACCAAAAAGGCTGACAATGATGACGCCATTCATGTGGCCCTGCGTGCCTAATGTGTAGAGGCGAAGAGCCTTACATGTGTTTTTTTTAATACAATACAATCACATATGCTCACACACATGGAcactctatccctataaatacttTTGAGATACTGAGCTGGCACAACATCTTGATATTGACAAAGTCACCACACGCGCCTCGTACTCGACGAAAATATCTCCTGCCACCGAACAAACA contains:
- the LOC125535474 gene encoding elongation factor 1-alpha-like, which gives rise to MGKEKIHISIVVIGHVDSGKSTTTGHLIYKLGGIDKRVIERFEKEAAEMNKRSFKYAWVLDKLKAERERGITIDIALWKFETTKYSCTVIDAPGHRDFIKNMITGTSQADCAVLIIDSTTGGFEAGISKDGQTREHALLAFTLGVKQMICCCNKMDATTPKYSKARYEEIVKEVSSYLKKVGYNPDKVPFVPISGFEGDNMIERSTNLDWYKGPTLLEALDQINEPKRPSDKPLRLPLQDVYKIGGIGTVPVGRVETGVIKPGMVVTFGPTGLTTEVKSVEMHHESLLEALPGDNVGFNVKNVAVKDLKRGYVASNSKDDPAKEAANFTAQVIIMNHPGQISNGYAPVLDCHTSHIAVKFAEIQTKIDRRSGKEIEAAPKFLKNGDAGFVKMIPTKPMVVETFAQYPPLGRFAVRDMRQTVAVGVIKAVEKKDPTGAKVTKAAAKKK